The following are from one region of the Poecilia reticulata strain Guanapo linkage group LG7, Guppy_female_1.0+MT, whole genome shotgun sequence genome:
- the cd40 gene encoding tumor necrosis factor receptor superfamily member 5, producing the protein MFGYQLLLVSVLMGMSAAQALCDPTTQYEENGQCCMKCGPGTKMTMKDCENPTCEPCGPDEYQERYTTEKQCEAQPYCDPNKNVYAGVHDSKTKAVCICIQGFHCSSKSCLTCVPHKQCGPGEGVQSEGNQKDDTVCQPCVEGTFSNETSMSGRCIKHTKCLPDYTTEVAGTDRSDTVCVKNSRVHIIVGTVMGIFVVACCVFGVFLYCQRKSNLEKVKKLECIESIGPTETYRPBEETSLFPGPQTPVENEDRSLPSQEDARSFSAMSLGSAGEHGRSENGKIVCSVEEEGKMARLPRQESQVSSSSTVGFSS; encoded by the exons ATGTTTGGATATCAGCTGCTGCTYGTCAGCGTCCTTATG GGCATGAGCGCCGCTCAGGCCTTGTGCGACCCTACCACCCAGTATGAGGAAAATGGACAGTGCTGCATGAAGTGTGGACCAG gaacaaaaatgacaatgaaaGACTGTGAAAATCCAACATGTGAGCCATGCGGCCCGGATGAATATCAGGAGAGGTACACCACTGAAAAACAGTGTGAAGCCCAGCCATATTGTGATCCAA atAAAAACGTGTATGCTGGAGTCCATGACAGTAAGACGAAAGCTGTCTGCATATGTATACAAGGGTTCCACTGCTCAAGCAAAAGTTGTTTGACCTGCGTGCCGCACAAGCAGTGTGGGCCAGGAGAAGGAGTTCAGTCCGAAG GGAATCAAAAAGATGATACAGTGTGCCAACCATGTGTGGAGGGGACATTTTCCAATGAAACCTCCATGTCTGGCCGCTGCATTAAACACACAAA GTGTCTGCCGGATTACACTACTGAAGTAGCTGGAACCGACCGATCCGACACCGTATGTG TAAAGAACAGCCGGGTCCATATCATAGTTGGCACTGTGATGGGAATCTTTGTAGTTGCATGTTGTGTATTTGGAGTGTTTCTGTATTGCCAAC GTAAATCGAATTTAGAGAAGGTGAAAAAATTG GAGTGTATTGAGTCTATTGGACCGACGGAAACATACAGGCCARATGAAGAAACCTCCCTGTTTCCTGGACCACAGACTCCAGTGGAAAACGAAGACAGAAGCCTCCCTTCTCAGGAAGACGCAAGAAGCTTTTCTGCAATGTCCCTCGGTTCCGCTGGGGAGCACGGAAGAAGTGAGAAYGGAAAAATTGTGTGTTCTgtggaggaggaaggaaaaatgGCCCGTCTGCCCCGTCAGGAATCACAAGTATCGAGCTCCTCTACCGTCGGCTTCAGTTCATGA
- the irx7 gene encoding iroquois homeobox 7, which translates to MPASPAGFGNFFLERNLVMPAGYQIPVLGCPSGVQQQQQQQAQHLAAMAAGVPITYSGLQGYNFLPYPHHRHIAHMSGGFDLKAASSYHHALLARGGVLYPPYRPGAAEDLGRVAKVATRESTGALKAWLNEHLKNPYPTKGEKIMLAIITKMSLTQVSTWFANARRRLKKENRVSWASKSKSDEEDEEQEGESDEEEGPLQKCNLEERDDEAEHHNEQEAADEPEPEPERSAAAEERLEVQEAGSEKKPGNADSDHTSSASESKENIVSQKPKIWSLAETATSEVSKKPVDGFYHPAGKLWADWASRSGLFVPAYYTTHEIV; encoded by the exons ATGCCCGCGTCGCCAGCTGGATTTGGAAACTTCTTCTTGGAGAGGAACCTCGTAATGCCGGCTGGATATCAGATCCCGGTGCTGGGGTGTCCATCGGgtgtacagcagcagcagcagcaacaggcTCAGCATCTGGCAGCTATGGCAGCTGGAGTTCCCATAACATACTCAGGACTGCAGGGATACAACTTTCTCCCTTATCCACACCACAGGCACATCGCGCACATG AGTGGTGGCTTTGACCTGAAGGCCGCCTCTTCATATCATCACGCCCTCCTGGCCCGCGGAGGGGTCCTCTACCCTCCCTACCGTCCGGGCGCTGCGGAGGATCTTGGCAGGGTTGCCAAGGTGGCGACGCGTGAGAGCACCGGCGCGCTGAAGGCCTGGCTGAACGAGCACCTGAAGAACCCGTACCCGACCAAGGGCGAGAAAATCATGCTGGCCATCATCACTAAGATGAGTCTGACGCAGGTCTCCACGTGGTTCGCCAACGCCAGGCGGCGCCTGAAGAAGGAGAACAGGGTCAGCTGGGCATCCAAAAGCAAATCGGATGAGGAGGACGAGGAGCAGGAGGGGGAGAGTGACGAGGAGGAAGGCCCCCTGCAGAAGTGCAACTTGGAGGAGCGAGATGATGAGGCAGAGCATCATAATGAGCAGGAAGCCGCAGACGAGCCGGAGCCGGAGCCGGAGCGCTCCGCAGCTGCAGAGGAGCGCTTGGAGGTGCAGGAAGCTGGATCAGAGAAGAAACCTGGAAACGCCGATTCTGACCACACATCATCCGCTTCAGAAAGCAAAGAGAACATTGTCAGTCAGAAACCCAAAATCTGGTCTTTGGCAGAAACCGCCACCTCAGAGGTCTCAAAGAAACCTGTGGATGGTTTTTACCACCCTGCAGGGAAGCTGTGGGCGGACTGGGCTTCACGAAGCGGACTCTTTGTTCCAGCTTACTACACCACTCATGAAATAGTCTGA